Part of the Falco cherrug isolate bFalChe1 chromosome 1, bFalChe1.pri, whole genome shotgun sequence genome, GGAGGCGAAGGCGGTTTTGCTGCCCGCGCAAGTTTGGGACGCAGAGCCCTGCGTTTCCGCAACGCAGAACGCATCTGAGGGTATAGTTTATTGAAATGTATGGCAGGCAGCCACTGCTTACTGACGGATTGAAGATGAggtcaaagcagcagctgcttttgtgtTGCTCTTCGAAAACGACAACATTGTGAAATAAAGAACgacaaatatttaataatctTTACTTTCTTCATTTGGTAAAGTTACGGACGTGGGTCTTCGGTGGCCATGAGCCCGCGGGCAGTACGGGACACCGACACAGCTGGGGCTCACATCTGCCAGCACCCGGCTCGAATCGCACCCCCGGCGCTGCGCCCTCTCCTCGGCGCCAGCGTCGCTTCGCAGCCAAACGCATCGATCAACAAACGTGTTAGTCGAGCGCTTGACGTGCTATAGACACTATTGGTAGAATCGACTTTATTTAGCACAGAGCTGTCTTCTCGCTGTcggagggaaaaggagaggatgCCCTGTTGCTGCGTGAGGCGGGAGGCCACCCGCCGCGGGTCACTAACATTTGCGGACAGTCGCCAGCCCGATGGCGGCGGCCGGGAACGGCGGCTCGCAGCCCGGGGTGCGGGCGGGCAGCCccggagctgctgctgctgcggccgGCGTTGGCAGCGCCGGGAGCACGGGGACGGCCGGCTCTCACGCCCGGTACCGGAGCGCTTCACTTAAACCGTATCAGGGGCGGTGagcctgtgctgcttctttgcaCCTGTCCCCCGGCCCAGGGGtgcgctgccgccgccgccccaaGTAGCCGGTGACACAAGACACGCGCCCGGTTTCCCTGTTCCCTCGCACCGGACGCTCTCGTTATGTTAGTGGAAATTCCGAAGTGTGAATCGGCAAAAATTAGCGTAGGCTCATCACACTTTAAATTGGCTGGAAACACTGTCCAGACGTACGACGGAAAGTTGCACTTTCTCCACCATCAAACCAACTAATTATCTAAGGCAGCCCGTGGGGGAATGGGGAGGATCTCAAGTTTCCCGTTGTTTATGCTTTTTCCTAAACGCGCTACTGCGCCCGGCCTAGTGTAGGAAAGTTAGTAGCTGGTGGAAACTCCCTCTCCAAGGAGAAGGTTGTTTACAACTACCCGTGTGTGCGCGCTGATGACGAGCAGCGATCTCCCTACCCAGCGGCTGCGGCGGGGGAGCAGCCGCCCTCTGAGgcgggcagggaggcaggcagggagcgaggcaggcaggcaggcaggcaggcattcccctgcagctcctccgGAGCTCGTGGCCCACGCTCGCTCTGCCTTGCTTacttgcctgcctgcttgcttgcctgccttgccttgccttgccttgccttgccttgccttgccttgccttgccttgccttgccttgccttgcctgccttcccctgccttgCCTGCGCGCTCGCCCGCTCTCCCATCTGTGACGCAACCTACTTGACGCGCGCCGCGGCCAATGGGGTACCGCCCCTGGGGGCGTTGCTGACGGCTGATTGGTTGGCAGGAGCCGAGCGCTGCGCAAAAACAGAAAAGCCGAGCGCTGCCGGCTCAGAAACTGCCGGCAGAGATCAGAggagccggggctggggccgggacCGGAGCCGGGACGGGAggcgagcggcggcggcagcagcagcaagcagagacagacacagacagaaagaaagaaagagagagagagaggggctAGACGCAaaagaagcaagagagaaaaaaaaactgaTCAGGACATCCATAAAAAGCAgagtgatgatgatgatgatgaacataataatagcaataaaagaagaaaatgaaagactattaatagaagagagaaaaatctaaattctttaaataaaaaagaggaattCCCAGAGAAATCAGGGAATGAAAGTTTTGGGTAGCAAAGctgttctctgccttttttttgctATGAAATCTTTTTGCGggttataattattttttttaatttcgcggttttctgcctttttcttgcaTCTAAAGAGGGCATGTCCACCGGCTTTTCCAGCAGCATCTAcccctccagctcccaccagGAAGACAAACCGAGGACAATCTTGAAATATAGAAATCCTCTCCTTgggatttgctgctgctgctgcctccgcCGCCACTGCTGCTGCCGCGGTGCAGTGCCAAGACTCTCGGAATAAATAAAAGCGGGCTACTGTGTATCTCTAGATACATCCAGCTAATAGCTATTATTAGTTGGCCATTTATTTCGAAGATCACAGATGAAGCGGGGACGCCTGTCTTCTTCATTTGGTCAGCGTGTGAAACAATAATACTTGTAACAAAAAGGAGGgagatgggggagaaaaaatcCTAACATGAATCAGAAGAAATAATATCTAGCACCCCCCCTAAATCaacctttccccccccccccctccccttccttccccctcccccgaTCCCTCTTTCTCTACACGCTCGCAGGCgcggacacacacacacaggcgcgcacacacagacagagacacacacacacacatagataGACAcgcacaggcacacacactgTACTGTGTATTTTCGGAGGAGGAGTAGGaggtggtggtagtggtggcTTTTGGAAGAGGAggtgttggggaggggggatcTCTTTCCCCGTTTGGAGATGATTGTGCTATTCCTCTTTGCCTTGCTCTGGATGGTGGAGGGGGCCCTTTGCCAGCTCCATTACACGGTGCAGGAAGAGCAGGAGCATGGCACGTTCGTGGGGAATATCGCCGAGGACCTGGGCTTGGACATTACAAAACTTTCGGCTCGCCGCTTCCAGACGGCGCCCAACTCCCGTAGCCCTTACCTGGAGCTCAACCTGGAAACCGGGGTGCTCTACGTGAACGAGAAGATCGACCGGGAGCAGATCTGCAAGCagagcccctcctgcctgctgcacctGGAGGTCTTCTTGGAGAACCCCCTCGAGCTGTTCCGGGTGGAGATCGAGGTGCTGGACATCAACGACAACCCGCCCTCCTTCCCGGAGCCCGACCTCACCGTGGAGATCTCGGAGAGCGCCACGCCGGGTACCCGCTTCCCCCTGGAGAGCGCCTTCGACCCCGACGTGGGCACCAACTCGCTGCGCACCTACGAGATCACCCCCAACAGCTACTTCTCCCTGGACGTGCAGACGCAGGGGGACGGCAACCGCTTTGCCGAGCTGGTGCTGGACAAGCCCCTGGACCGGGAGCAGCAAGCGGTGCACCGCTACGTGCTGACCGCGGTGGACGgcgggcagccccagcagcgcaCCGGCACCGCCCTGCTCACCATCAGGGTACTGGACTCCAACGACAACGTCCCCGCCTTCGAGCAGCCCGTCTACACCGTGTCGCTGCCGGAGAACTCGCCGCCGGGCaccctggtgctgcagctcaACGCCACCGACCCCGACGAGGGGCAGAACGGCGAGGTGATCTACTCCTTCAGCAGCCACATCTCCGCCCGCGCCCGGGAGCTCTTCGGCATCGCGCCGCGCACCGGGCGGCTGGAGGTGAGCGGCGAGCTGGACTACGAGGAGAGCAGCGTGTACCAGGTGTACGTGCAAGCCAAGGACCTGGGGCCCAACGCCGTGCCGGCGCACTGCAAGGTGCTGGTGCGGGTGCTGGACGCCAACGACAACGCGCCCGAGATCAGCTTCTCCACCGTCAAGGAGGCGGTGAGCgaggcggcggcgccgggcacCGTGGTGGCCCTCTTCAGCGTCTCGGACCGCGACTCGGAGGAGAACGGGCAGGTGCAGTGCGAGCTGCTGCAGGGCGACGCGCCCTTCCGCCTCAAGAGCTCCTTCAAGAACTACTACACCATCGTCACCGAGGGGCCGCTGGACCGCGAGCAGCCGGGCGGCGACGCCTACACCCTCACCGTGGTGGCCCGGGACCGCGGCGAGCCGCCGCTGAGCACCAGCAAGTCCATCCAGGTGCGGGTGAGCGACGTGAACGACAACGCGCCGCGCTTCAGCCAGCCCGTCTACCAGGTCTACGTGAGCGAGAACAACGTGCCCGGCGCCTACATCTACGCCGTCAGCGCCACCGACCGGGACCAGGGCGCCAACGCCCAGCTCGCCTACTCCATCCTGGAGAGCCAGATCCAGGGCATGTCCGTCTTCACCTACGTCTCCATCAACTCCGAGAACGGCTTCCTCTACGCCCTCCGCTCCTTCGACTACGAGCAGCTCAAGGAGTTCAGCTTCCAGGTGGAGGCCCGCGACGCCGGCGAGGAGCCGCAGCCGCTGGCCGGCAACGCCACCGTCAACATCGTCGTGGTGGACCAGAACGACAACGCCCCCGCCATCgtcagccccctgcccggccgcaACGGCACCCCGGCGCGGGAGGCGCTGCCCCGCGGCGCCGAGCCGGGCTACCTGGTGAGCCGGGTGGCGGCGGTGGACGCCGACGACGGGGAGAACGCCCGCCTCACCTACAGCATCGTGCGGGGCAACGAGGCCAGCCTCTTCCGCATGGACTGGCGCACCGGGGAGCTGCGGACGGCCCGCAGGGTGCCGGCCAAGCGCGACCCGCAGCGCCCCTACGAGCTGGTCATCGAGGTGCGCGACCACGGGCAGCCGCCGCTCTCCTCCACCGCCGCCATCCAGGTGGTGCTGGTGGACGGCGCGGCCgagcggcccggcggcggcggcggcggcggcctgggcgcgggggcgggcgcggggggcggcggcggcggcggctccggcgAGCATCGCCCCAGCCGCTCCGGGGGGGACACCTCCCTCGACCTCACCCTCATCCTCATCATCGCCCTGGGCTCCGTCTCCTTCATCTTCCTGCTGGCCATGATCGTCCTGGCCGTGCGCTGCCAGAAGGAGAAGAAGCTCAACATCTACACCTGCCTGGCCAGCGactgctgcctgggctgctgctgctgctgcccctgctgcagccgCCAGGCGCGGGCCCGCAAGAAGAAGCTCAGCAAGTCGGACATCATGCTGGTGCAGAGCTCCAACGTGCCCAGCAACCCGGCGCAGGTGCCGGTGGAGGAGTCGGGCAGCTTCGGCTCCCATCACCACAACCAGAACTACTGCTACCAGGTCTGCCTCACCCCCGAGTCCGCCAAGACCGACCTGATGTTCCTcaagccctgcagcccctcccgCAGCACCGACGCCGAGCACAACCCTTG contains:
- the PCDH10 gene encoding protocadherin-10 isoform X2; the protein is MIVLFLFALLWMVEGALCQLHYTVQEEQEHGTFVGNIAEDLGLDITKLSARRFQTAPNSRSPYLELNLETGVLYVNEKIDREQICKQSPSCLLHLEVFLENPLELFRVEIEVLDINDNPPSFPEPDLTVEISESATPGTRFPLESAFDPDVGTNSLRTYEITPNSYFSLDVQTQGDGNRFAELVLDKPLDREQQAVHRYVLTAVDGGQPQQRTGTALLTIRVLDSNDNVPAFEQPVYTVSLPENSPPGTLVLQLNATDPDEGQNGEVIYSFSSHISARARELFGIAPRTGRLEVSGELDYEESSVYQVYVQAKDLGPNAVPAHCKVLVRVLDANDNAPEISFSTVKEAVSEAAAPGTVVALFSVSDRDSEENGQVQCELLQGDAPFRLKSSFKNYYTIVTEGPLDREQPGGDAYTLTVVARDRGEPPLSTSKSIQVRVSDVNDNAPRFSQPVYQVYVSENNVPGAYIYAVSATDRDQGANAQLAYSILESQIQGMSVFTYVSINSENGFLYALRSFDYEQLKEFSFQVEARDAGEEPQPLAGNATVNIVVVDQNDNAPAIVSPLPGRNGTPAREALPRGAEPGYLVSRVAAVDADDGENARLTYSIVRGNEASLFRMDWRTGELRTARRVPAKRDPQRPYELVIEVRDHGQPPLSSTAAIQVVLVDGAAERPGGGGGGGLGAGAGAGGGGGGGSGEHRPSRSGGDTSLDLTLILIIALGSVSFIFLLAMIVLAVRCQKEKKLNIYTCLASDCCLGCCCCCPCCSRQARARKKKLSKSDIMLVQSSNVPSNPAQVPVEESGSFGSHHHNQNYCYQVCLTPESAKTDLMFLKPCSPSRSTDAEHNPCGAIVTGYADQQPDIISNGSILSSETKHQRAELSYLVDRPRRVNSSAFQEADIVSSKDSGHGDSEQGDSDHDATNRGQSSGMDLFSNCTEECKALGHSDRCWMPSFVPSDGRQAADYRSNLHVPGMDSVPDTEVFETPEAQPGAERSFSTFGKEKALHNTLERKELDGLLSNTRAPYKPPYLKHGWQQSNPHPTSPSPSPSRVSHPLPGCTTTKARKRIC
- the PCDH10 gene encoding protocadherin-10 isoform X1; this translates as MIVLFLFALLWMVEGALCQLHYTVQEEQEHGTFVGNIAEDLGLDITKLSARRFQTAPNSRSPYLELNLETGVLYVNEKIDREQICKQSPSCLLHLEVFLENPLELFRVEIEVLDINDNPPSFPEPDLTVEISESATPGTRFPLESAFDPDVGTNSLRTYEITPNSYFSLDVQTQGDGNRFAELVLDKPLDREQQAVHRYVLTAVDGGQPQQRTGTALLTIRVLDSNDNVPAFEQPVYTVSLPENSPPGTLVLQLNATDPDEGQNGEVIYSFSSHISARARELFGIAPRTGRLEVSGELDYEESSVYQVYVQAKDLGPNAVPAHCKVLVRVLDANDNAPEISFSTVKEAVSEAAAPGTVVALFSVSDRDSEENGQVQCELLQGDAPFRLKSSFKNYYTIVTEGPLDREQPGGDAYTLTVVARDRGEPPLSTSKSIQVRVSDVNDNAPRFSQPVYQVYVSENNVPGAYIYAVSATDRDQGANAQLAYSILESQIQGMSVFTYVSINSENGFLYALRSFDYEQLKEFSFQVEARDAGEEPQPLAGNATVNIVVVDQNDNAPAIVSPLPGRNGTPAREALPRGAEPGYLVSRVAAVDADDGENARLTYSIVRGNEASLFRMDWRTGELRTARRVPAKRDPQRPYELVIEVRDHGQPPLSSTAAIQVVLVDGAAERPGGGGGGGLGAGAGAGGGGGGGSGEHRPSRSGGDTSLDLTLILIIALGSVSFIFLLAMIVLAVRCQKEKKLNIYTCLASDCCLGCCCCCPCCSRQARARKKKLSKSDIMLVQSSNVPSNPAQVPVEESGSFGSHHHNQNYCYQVCLTPESAKTDLMFLKPCSPSRSTDAEHNPCGAIVTGYADQQPDIISNGSILSSETKHQRAELSYLVDRPRRVNSSAFQEADIVSSKDSGHGDSEQGDSDHDATNRGQSSGMDLFSNCTEECKALGHSDRCWMPSFVPSDGRQAADYRSNLHVPGMDSVPDTEVFETPEAQPGAERSFSTFGKEKALHNTLERKELDGLLSNTRAPYKPPYLKHGWQQSNPHPTSPSPSPSRVSHPLPGCTTTKALAISGSQSGL
- the PCDH10 gene encoding protocadherin-10 isoform X4 gives rise to the protein MIVLFLFALLWMVEGALCQLHYTVQEEQEHGTFVGNIAEDLGLDITKLSARRFQTAPNSRSPYLELNLETGVLYVNEKIDREQICKQSPSCLLHLEVFLENPLELFRVEIEVLDINDNPPSFPEPDLTVEISESATPGTRFPLESAFDPDVGTNSLRTYEITPNSYFSLDVQTQGDGNRFAELVLDKPLDREQQAVHRYVLTAVDGGQPQQRTGTALLTIRVLDSNDNVPAFEQPVYTVSLPENSPPGTLVLQLNATDPDEGQNGEVIYSFSSHISARARELFGIAPRTGRLEVSGELDYEESSVYQVYVQAKDLGPNAVPAHCKVLVRVLDANDNAPEISFSTVKEAVSEAAAPGTVVALFSVSDRDSEENGQVQCELLQGDAPFRLKSSFKNYYTIVTEGPLDREQPGGDAYTLTVVARDRGEPPLSTSKSIQVRVSDVNDNAPRFSQPVYQVYVSENNVPGAYIYAVSATDRDQGANAQLAYSILESQIQGMSVFTYVSINSENGFLYALRSFDYEQLKEFSFQVEARDAGEEPQPLAGNATVNIVVVDQNDNAPAIVSPLPGRNGTPAREALPRGAEPGYLVSRVAAVDADDGENARLTYSIVRGNEASLFRMDWRTGELRTARRVPAKRDPQRPYELVIEVRDHGQPPLSSTAAIQVVLVDGAAERPGGGGGGGLGAGAGAGGGGGGGSGEHRPSRSGGDTSLDLTLILIIALGSVSFIFLLAMIVLAVRCQKEKKLNIYTCLASDCCLGCCCCCPCCSRQARARKKKLSKSDIMLVQSSNVPSNPAQVPVEESGSFGSHHHNQNYCYQVCLTPESAKTDLMFLKPCSPSRSTDAEHNPCGAIVTGYADQQPDIISNGSILSSETKHQRAELSYLVDRPRRVNSSAFQEADIVSSKDSGHGDSEQGDSDHDATNRGQSSGMDLFSNCTEECKALGHSDRCWMPSFVPSDGRQAADYRSNLHVPGMDSVPDTEVFETPEAQPGAERSFSTFGKEKALHNTLERKELDGLLSNTRAPYKPPYLTRKRIC
- the PCDH10 gene encoding protocadherin-10 isoform X3 — translated: MIVLFLFALLWMVEGALCQLHYTVQEEQEHGTFVGNIAEDLGLDITKLSARRFQTAPNSRSPYLELNLETGVLYVNEKIDREQICKQSPSCLLHLEVFLENPLELFRVEIEVLDINDNPPSFPEPDLTVEISESATPGTRFPLESAFDPDVGTNSLRTYEITPNSYFSLDVQTQGDGNRFAELVLDKPLDREQQAVHRYVLTAVDGGQPQQRTGTALLTIRVLDSNDNVPAFEQPVYTVSLPENSPPGTLVLQLNATDPDEGQNGEVIYSFSSHISARARELFGIAPRTGRLEVSGELDYEESSVYQVYVQAKDLGPNAVPAHCKVLVRVLDANDNAPEISFSTVKEAVSEAAAPGTVVALFSVSDRDSEENGQVQCELLQGDAPFRLKSSFKNYYTIVTEGPLDREQPGGDAYTLTVVARDRGEPPLSTSKSIQVRVSDVNDNAPRFSQPVYQVYVSENNVPGAYIYAVSATDRDQGANAQLAYSILESQIQGMSVFTYVSINSENGFLYALRSFDYEQLKEFSFQVEARDAGEEPQPLAGNATVNIVVVDQNDNAPAIVSPLPGRNGTPAREALPRGAEPGYLVSRVAAVDADDGENARLTYSIVRGNEASLFRMDWRTGELRTARRVPAKRDPQRPYELVIEVRDHGQPPLSSTAAIQVVLVDGAAERPGGGGGGGLGAGAGAGGGGGGGSGEHRPSRSGGDTSLDLTLILIIALGSVSFIFLLAMIVLAVRCQKEKKLNIYTCLASDCCLGCCCCCPCCSRQARARKKKLSKSDIMLVQSSNVPSNPAQVPVEESGSFGSHHHNQNYCYQVCLTPESAKTDLMFLKPCSPSRSTDAEHNPCGAIVTGYADQQPDIISNGSILSSETKHQRAELSYLVDRPRRVNSSAFQEADIVSSKDSGHGDSEQGDSDHDATNRGQSSGMDLFSNCTEECKALGHSDRCWMPSFVPSDGRQAADYRSNLHVPGMDSVPDTEVFETPEAQPGAERSFSTFGKEKALHNTLERKELDGLLSNTRAPYKPPYLTLAISGSQSGL